GAAATCTCACCTCAAGGCGAGTCACGGCTTATACGAGCGATCGAAGGTTTTGCGTCAGGGCTGTCTCCCGTTTGTGTCAGCTATCACAGAGCATTGATGAAAACATCGGCTGTACTATATAGTCTCCGACCGCTCCTGTTCCGACTGTAGTGACTATCGACCGAAGGGAGGATCGAATGATGCAAATCAGTGAACACGGCCTCGAACTGCTGAAACAATGGGAAGGCTTTGAGCTCAAGCTCTACAAAGACTCAGCCGGGCTGCCGACAATCGGTGTTGGTCACCTCCTTACTAAGTCCGAGCTGACATCCGGTAAGATTCTGATCGATGGTTTGCCGGTACAATACTCCGGCGGTTTGACCGACCAGCAGGCGCTTGATCTGCTGAGTCAAGACGTCAAGCCCGCGGAACAAGCTGTTAACACCGGCGCCAAGGTAGCTCTCACTCAGAACCAGTTTGATGCGCTCGTTTCATTTACCTTCAACGTTGGAGTCGGAGCTTTCACGGGCAGTACTCTTTTGAAAGTGCTCAACCAGAGCCAGTACGCCGGAGTGCCGGATCAATTGCGTCGCTGGACTCGATCTGGCGGCCAGGTCGTGCAAGGGTTGGTCAACCGCAGAGAAAATGAAATCAAACTCTGGAACGGTCAGATCTAACCCGGCCGCTTGATGAGGTTCTTCGTGAACCAATCATTGACCTGAGTTGCTGTGCGAGGAGCGCTATGAATAAGGGAATGGCAGGCTTCACAATCAAGAGTCACTTTGATGGCCGCGACCCGGTTGTTCGGGATATTTACGACC
This portion of the Acidobacteriota bacterium genome encodes:
- a CDS encoding lysozyme translates to MQISEHGLELLKQWEGFELKLYKDSAGLPTIGVGHLLTKSELTSGKILIDGLPVQYSGGLTDQQALDLLSQDVKPAEQAVNTGAKVALTQNQFDALVSFTFNVGVGAFTGSTLLKVLNQSQYAGVPDQLRRWTRSGGQVVQGLVNRRENEIKLWNGQI